One genomic region from Pirellulales bacterium encodes:
- a CDS encoding AMP-binding protein — protein MLAPWLDGLTIPQVLDRTVERFGECDALVFPRLDLRWSYRQFAAEVDRAARGLMALGIGGGEHVAIWATNVPEWVVLQFATARVGAVLVNINPAYRAHELRYVLKQSDSVALVLIDRFKTSDYYAMLAEVCPEIGSGEFPLLRNVVTIKGDAPRGTISWQQMIAAGRSVSPEAVRAAGHNQRPDDAVNIQYTSGTTGFPKAATLSHRNLLLNVHYVGECQKMTQSDRVCIPVPFYHCFGCVLGTLMAVAYGAAMVIPHEFFDPTATLDAIEYERCTALYGVPTMFIAQLHDPTLPGRDLTSLRTGIMSGSPCPIETMRAVVDVLGCRDITIAYGQTEASPVITQTRCDAPIHLRVETVGQPLPGVEVKIVDPCTHEILGDHQPGELCARGHVVMLGYYKNREATAQAIDSEGWLHTGDLAMRLPNGYYKITGRIKDMVIRGGENIYPREIEEFLFTHAAIEQAAVVGVPSPKYGEELCAWIKLKPGENCTEDEIRNFCRAELAHYKVPKYVKFVDRFPQTVTGKIQKFKIREAMCEELQLKEQETA, from the coding sequence ATGCTTGCCCCCTGGCTCGACGGGCTGACCATTCCGCAGGTTCTCGACCGGACGGTCGAGCGTTTCGGCGAGTGCGACGCGCTGGTTTTTCCTCGGCTGGACTTGCGGTGGAGTTACCGGCAGTTTGCGGCAGAGGTCGATCGAGCCGCCCGCGGCCTCATGGCGCTTGGGATCGGCGGCGGTGAGCATGTGGCCATTTGGGCGACCAATGTGCCGGAATGGGTCGTGCTGCAATTTGCCACGGCGCGGGTCGGGGCAGTGCTGGTGAACATTAACCCGGCATACCGGGCCCATGAATTGCGCTATGTGCTCAAGCAAAGCGATTCGGTCGCGCTCGTGTTAATCGATCGCTTCAAGACCTCCGATTATTACGCCATGCTGGCCGAGGTTTGCCCGGAGATTGGAAGTGGGGAGTTTCCGCTGCTCCGAAATGTCGTGACGATCAAAGGAGACGCGCCGCGCGGCACGATTTCTTGGCAACAGATGATTGCCGCAGGAAGATCGGTGTCGCCGGAGGCCGTTCGTGCAGCAGGGCACAATCAGCGGCCAGACGATGCCGTCAACATTCAGTATACCTCCGGCACAACGGGATTTCCCAAAGCCGCCACACTCAGTCATCGCAACTTGCTGTTGAATGTCCACTATGTGGGCGAGTGCCAGAAAATGACGCAATCCGACCGAGTTTGCATTCCGGTCCCGTTTTATCATTGCTTCGGCTGTGTTCTGGGCACCTTGATGGCCGTAGCTTACGGCGCGGCAATGGTGATCCCCCACGAATTCTTCGACCCCACGGCGACGCTCGACGCCATCGAGTACGAACGCTGCACGGCGCTGTATGGAGTGCCGACCATGTTTATTGCGCAATTGCACGATCCGACACTGCCAGGCCGAGATTTGACCTCGCTGCGCACCGGCATCATGTCGGGAAGCCCATGTCCGATTGAAACAATGCGCGCCGTCGTCGATGTCCTTGGCTGCCGCGACATCACCATTGCCTACGGCCAGACTGAGGCCTCGCCGGTGATTACCCAAACGCGGTGCGATGCGCCGATCCACCTGCGTGTGGAAACCGTGGGCCAGCCGCTTCCTGGAGTCGAAGTCAAAATTGTCGATCCGTGTACGCACGAAATATTGGGCGACCACCAGCCGGGCGAATTGTGCGCACGAGGCCACGTGGTGATGCTGGGCTATTACAAGAACCGCGAAGCGACCGCCCAAGCGATCGACTCCGAAGGCTGGCTGCACACCGGCGACCTGGCAATGCGGCTGCCTAACGGCTACTACAAAATTACTGGCCGCATCAAAGACATGGTCATCCGCGGCGGCGAAAACATCTATCCACGCGAAATCGAAGAGTTTTTGTTCACACACGCGGCGATCGAGCAAGCAGCCGTCGTCGGCGTTCCTAGTCCCAAATACGGCGAAGAACTCTGCGCCTGGATCAAACTAAAACCTGGCGAAAACTGCACCGAGGACGAGATTCGCAACTTCTGCCGAGCCGAACTAGCTCACTATAAAGTGCCCAAGTATGTTAAATTCGTCGACCGTTTCCCGCAAACGGTGACAGGGAAAATCCAAAAATTCAAGATCCGCGAGGCGATGTGCGAGGAACTGCAGCTCAAGGAGCAAGAGACGGCATGA
- a CDS encoding DUF502 domain-containing protein has protein sequence MSHFEVNPNDVDRSNSIVNPHSTFEPKQSDAAPDGLRSFRTAVLRGLGVVAPPLLTLVILLWIVRSLDYYLLDPIVVGARNLIASSVADVQTSLPRAEPTAADPSVVIDDNKLYQRLASGEYIPLDVYRKVELHSSRPPINANQAYQQWVDLTYLRPWIVVPIFVVVFFGLMYVLGNLFAAGVGRVFWNWFEHGIGRLPIVRSVYSSTKQVTDYIFSDRELDFTRVVAVEYPARSIWSLAFVTSEGIADVQRAAGEPMLAIMVPTSPLPITGYTMLIPRSEVLDVNMSVEEAVEYLVRCGVVVPSQQLERKAESS, from the coding sequence ATGTCACACTTTGAAGTGAATCCCAACGATGTTGATCGTTCCAATTCAATCGTAAATCCGCACAGCACGTTTGAACCGAAACAGTCCGACGCTGCTCCTGATGGCCTGCGCTCGTTTCGCACCGCCGTCCTCCGGGGGCTAGGCGTAGTCGCCCCGCCGCTGCTTACGCTGGTGATCCTGCTGTGGATCGTGCGGTCGCTCGATTATTACCTCCTCGATCCGATTGTCGTCGGCGCTCGCAACCTCATCGCTTCCAGCGTCGCCGACGTACAAACTTCGCTGCCCCGCGCGGAGCCTACGGCCGCCGATCCGTCCGTTGTCATCGACGACAACAAGCTGTATCAGCGGCTGGCCAGCGGCGAGTACATCCCGCTCGACGTCTATCGCAAAGTTGAACTGCACTCCAGCCGGCCGCCGATCAACGCCAACCAGGCCTATCAGCAATGGGTCGATCTGACTTATCTGCGGCCGTGGATTGTCGTGCCGATTTTCGTCGTCGTTTTTTTTGGGTTGATGTACGTGCTGGGAAACCTGTTTGCCGCTGGGGTGGGTCGAGTGTTCTGGAATTGGTTCGAGCATGGCATTGGTCGACTGCCGATTGTGCGCAGCGTTTACAGTTCGACCAAGCAGGTCACCGACTATATCTTCAGCGATCGAGAATTAGATTTCACTCGCGTCGTTGCGGTGGAGTATCCCGCCCGCAGCATATGGTCGCTCGCCTTCGTCACGAGCGAAGGCATTGCCGACGTGCAGCGCGCAGCCGGCGAACCGATGCTGGCGATCATGGTTCCCACCAGTCCATTGCCGATTACCGGCTACACGATGCTGATCCCGCGCAGCGAAGTGCTGGATGTCAATATGAGCGTCGAGGAAGCCGTCGAATATCTGGTCAGGTGCGGCGTCGTCGTGCCGTCGCAGCAGTTAGAGCGTAAGGCAGAAAGCAGTTAA